In Natronospira bacteriovora, a single window of DNA contains:
- the secF gene encoding protein translocase subunit SecF: protein MDFFKKETHIDFVGRRKRIPAMVLSVVLMVVAIAALGVKGLNFGIDFTGGFVVEVGYPEAKEVATVRTTLVEAGFEEAVVTTFGTDREILIRLGPETGGVEAGEGEDAMAAQAMVSDRVLAALRDQNPEVEMRRVEFVGPQVGAELVEQGALAVLFALIGILIYVAFRFQYKMAPGAIACLVHDVVIVLGVFAITQIQFDLSVLAAILAVIGYSLNDTIVLFDRVRENFPKMRKADAIDVTNRSVNQMLSRTVVTSGTTLLVLLSLLNFGGEVIFGFALALTVGVVVGTYSSIYVAGTTLILMNLNREDLLPPKKEEDGEAAPYSQP, encoded by the coding sequence ATGGATTTCTTCAAGAAAGAGACGCACATCGACTTTGTCGGCCGGCGCAAGCGCATCCCCGCCATGGTCCTGTCCGTGGTACTGATGGTCGTTGCCATCGCCGCCCTTGGCGTGAAGGGGCTGAACTTCGGGATCGATTTCACCGGTGGTTTCGTGGTGGAGGTGGGTTATCCCGAAGCCAAGGAAGTGGCCACCGTCCGCACCACCCTGGTGGAAGCCGGCTTCGAGGAAGCGGTGGTGACCACCTTCGGCACCGATCGGGAAATCCTGATTCGCCTCGGGCCGGAAACCGGCGGGGTTGAGGCCGGTGAAGGCGAAGACGCCATGGCGGCCCAGGCCATGGTCAGCGACCGGGTGCTGGCAGCCCTGCGTGACCAGAACCCGGAGGTGGAAATGCGCCGGGTGGAGTTTGTCGGCCCTCAGGTGGGTGCCGAGCTGGTGGAACAGGGTGCCCTGGCGGTGCTGTTCGCCCTGATTGGCATCCTCATTTACGTGGCTTTTCGCTTCCAGTACAAGATGGCGCCCGGTGCCATTGCCTGTCTGGTTCACGATGTGGTCATCGTGCTGGGGGTGTTTGCCATTACCCAGATCCAGTTCGACCTGAGTGTGCTGGCGGCCATCCTGGCGGTGATCGGTTACTCACTCAATGACACCATCGTGTTGTTCGACCGGGTGCGGGAGAACTTCCCCAAGATGCGCAAGGCCGATGCCATCGACGTCACCAACCGTTCCGTCAACCAGATGCTGTCGCGAACAGTGGTTACCAGTGGTACCACCCTGCTGGTGTTGCTGTCACTGCTCAATTTCGGGGGTGAGGTGATCTTCGGTTTCGCCCTGGCCCTGACGGTGGGTGTGGTCGTGGGTACCTACTCGTCCATCTACGTGGCGGGCACCACATTGATCCTCATGAATCTCAATCGTGAGGATCTTCTGCCGCCGAAGAAGGAAGAAGACGGCGAGGCCGCGCCGTACTCGCAGCCCTGA
- the secD gene encoding protein translocase subunit SecD: MINKFPAWKNLLVVAVLAVGTALALPNIFGEDPAVQISGTERAELNQDARDRILRILEEEEGLSPHRHGMEEGQFVVRFASGEEQDRAQLRLRAELGRDFQVAVYQAPAMPDWMRNLGFQTMNLGLDLRGGVHFLLQVDMDAVVEQAVERFDGNIRTLLRDDRIRYTGIEREERGLTISLRDADQREATIRRISREFPELNLSAGERPEVIVVRISDEEIEDAKRNALEQNRTTLRNRVDELGVAEPLVQRQNPDRIVVQLPGVQDTTRAKDILGATAQLEFRLVDEDNDPYRAQETGRVPVGSRLYQHRDGYPVLLRRDVIATGDQLTGAGTGFDQETGRPMVTVNLDSQGGRRMGETTRENLGRGMAVVYRERITETRIENGEEVRESREVEEVISVATIQGIFSNRFRITGLESEQARNLALLLRAGALAAPVDIIEERTVGASLGADNIQAGIMAISFGFLLVVLFMLVYYKVFGLVANFALFFNLVMVVGLLSALQATLTLPGIAGIVLTVGMAVDANVLIFERIREELKAGNTPQAAIHAGYEKAFSTIADANVTTLIAAIVLFSFGTGPIQGFAITLSLGIICSMFTAILGTRAVINLIYGGRPVKALAI; the protein is encoded by the coding sequence ATGATCAACAAGTTTCCGGCCTGGAAAAACCTGCTGGTGGTGGCGGTTCTTGCCGTGGGCACGGCACTCGCCCTGCCCAATATCTTTGGCGAGGATCCGGCCGTCCAGATCAGTGGTACCGAGCGCGCCGAGCTCAATCAGGACGCCAGAGACCGCATCCTGAGAATCCTTGAGGAAGAAGAAGGGCTGAGCCCTCACCGCCATGGGATGGAAGAGGGCCAGTTCGTGGTTCGCTTCGCCAGCGGGGAGGAGCAGGATCGCGCTCAGCTCCGTCTGCGGGCCGAACTGGGCCGTGACTTTCAGGTGGCGGTCTATCAGGCGCCGGCCATGCCGGACTGGATGCGCAACCTGGGTTTCCAGACCATGAATCTCGGCCTGGATCTGCGTGGCGGGGTGCATTTCCTGCTGCAGGTGGACATGGATGCCGTGGTGGAGCAGGCCGTCGAGCGCTTCGACGGCAACATCCGCACACTCCTGCGTGATGACCGGATCCGCTACACCGGCATTGAGCGGGAAGAGCGCGGGCTCACCATCAGCCTGCGTGATGCGGATCAGCGCGAGGCCACCATTCGCCGCATCAGCCGCGAGTTTCCCGAGCTGAACCTCAGTGCCGGCGAACGCCCCGAAGTGATCGTGGTGCGCATCAGCGATGAAGAAATCGAGGACGCCAAGCGAAATGCCCTGGAGCAGAACCGCACCACCCTGCGCAATCGCGTGGATGAACTGGGCGTGGCTGAACCGCTGGTGCAGCGCCAGAATCCGGACCGCATCGTGGTTCAGTTGCCCGGCGTGCAGGACACCACCCGAGCCAAGGACATTCTCGGCGCCACCGCACAGCTCGAGTTCCGCCTGGTGGACGAGGACAACGATCCCTACCGGGCCCAGGAAACGGGCCGGGTACCGGTGGGTTCCCGTCTCTACCAGCATCGGGACGGATACCCCGTTCTGCTGCGACGGGATGTGATTGCCACGGGTGACCAGCTGACCGGTGCGGGCACCGGCTTTGACCAGGAAACCGGGCGGCCCATGGTAACGGTGAACCTGGATTCCCAGGGTGGCCGCCGCATGGGTGAAACCACCCGCGAGAACCTGGGCCGGGGCATGGCCGTGGTCTATCGCGAGCGAATCACCGAGACCCGCATTGAGAACGGCGAGGAGGTCCGGGAGTCCCGCGAGGTGGAAGAGGTCATCAGCGTGGCCACCATCCAGGGCATCTTCAGTAACCGTTTCCGGATCACGGGGCTGGAAAGCGAACAGGCCCGCAACCTGGCACTGCTGCTGCGTGCCGGCGCTCTGGCGGCCCCGGTGGATATCATCGAGGAGCGCACCGTGGGTGCCAGCCTGGGTGCCGACAACATCCAGGCCGGCATCATGGCCATCAGCTTCGGTTTCCTGCTGGTGGTGCTGTTCATGCTGGTCTACTACAAGGTCTTCGGCCTGGTGGCCAATTTCGCCCTGTTCTTCAACCTGGTGATGGTGGTCGGCCTCCTGTCCGCCCTGCAGGCCACCCTGACCCTGCCGGGCATCGCCGGCATCGTGCTCACGGTGGGCATGGCCGTGGACGCCAACGTGCTGATCTTCGAGCGAATACGCGAGGAACTGAAGGCCGGCAATACGCCACAGGCGGCCATTCATGCCGGCTACGAGAAGGCCTTCTCCACCATCGCCGATGCCAACGTGACCACGCTGATTGCCGCCATCGTGCTGTTCAGCTTTGGAACCGGGCCCATTCAGGGCTTTGCCATTACCCTGTCGCTGGGCATCATCTGTTCCATGTTTACCGCCATCCTCGGCACCCGGGCCGTGATCAACCTGATCTACGGTGGTCGTCCGGTGAAGGCCCTGGCCATCTGA
- the yajC gene encoding preprotein translocase subunit YajC, whose protein sequence is MDFFIASAYAQDAAAEGNPWFSLVFMGLIIVLFYFLLIRPQTKRQKEHRQMVDALKEGDEVVTQGGILGRIDKVDEQFVTLNVGGGQKLQIQRHAVGSLVPKGTFEDK, encoded by the coding sequence ATGGATTTCTTCATTGCCAGTGCCTATGCCCAGGATGCCGCTGCGGAAGGCAACCCCTGGTTCAGCCTCGTCTTCATGGGCCTGATCATCGTCCTGTTCTACTTCCTTCTCATTCGGCCCCAGACCAAGCGCCAAAAGGAACACCGCCAGATGGTGGATGCGCTCAAGGAAGGTGATGAGGTGGTGACCCAGGGCGGCATTCTCGGTCGCATTGACAAGGTGGACGAGCAATTCGTGACCCTGAACGTTGGTGGCGGCCAGAAGCTGCAGATCCAGCGTCACGCCGTTGGCTCGCTGGTGCCGAAGGGCACCTTCGAGGACAAGTAA
- the tgt gene encoding tRNA guanosine(34) transglycosylase Tgt, whose amino-acid sequence MQFELLKQDGRARLGKLRFERGEIDTPAFMPVGTYGTVKAMLPEELSELGAQIILGNTFHLMLRPGTEVIRRHGDLHDFMNWQGPILTDSGGFQVFSLAERRKITEAGVEFASPVDGSRVFLGPEESMQVQRELGSDIVMIFDECTPFPATRQAAQSSMELSLRWARRSKEAHGDNPSALFGIVQGGMYGDLRQRSLEGLLEIGFDGYAIGGLSVGETKPERDAVLDTLDPLLPGDRPRYLMGVGTPEDLVECVRRGIDMFDCVMPTRNARTGFLFTHEGIVKIRNARHREDTGPLDPHCDCYTCTHYSRAYLRHLDKCGEVLSARLNTIHNLHYYQRLMRKMREAIKSGTFGGFVADFYDRLGKPVPPLD is encoded by the coding sequence TTGCAATTCGAACTGCTGAAACAGGACGGCCGCGCCCGCCTGGGCAAGCTGCGTTTCGAGCGTGGCGAGATCGATACACCGGCGTTCATGCCCGTGGGTACCTACGGCACGGTCAAGGCCATGCTCCCGGAGGAGCTCAGCGAGCTCGGTGCCCAGATCATTCTCGGCAACACCTTTCATCTCATGCTGCGCCCCGGCACGGAGGTGATCCGCCGTCACGGTGACCTGCACGATTTCATGAACTGGCAGGGGCCGATTCTCACTGATTCGGGCGGCTTTCAGGTCTTCAGTCTGGCCGAACGGCGCAAGATCACCGAAGCCGGCGTCGAGTTTGCCTCGCCCGTGGATGGATCGCGGGTGTTTCTGGGCCCGGAGGAGTCCATGCAGGTCCAGCGCGAACTGGGCTCGGACATCGTCATGATCTTTGACGAATGCACGCCTTTCCCCGCCACCCGGCAGGCCGCGCAGAGTTCCATGGAGCTCTCCCTGCGCTGGGCCAGACGCTCGAAGGAGGCCCACGGGGACAACCCCTCGGCCCTGTTCGGCATTGTCCAGGGCGGCATGTATGGGGATCTGCGTCAGCGTTCCCTCGAAGGGTTGCTGGAGATCGGCTTTGATGGCTATGCCATCGGTGGACTGTCGGTGGGGGAGACCAAGCCTGAGCGTGATGCCGTTCTCGACACACTGGATCCCCTGCTGCCCGGCGATCGGCCCCGTTACCTGATGGGCGTGGGCACGCCGGAGGATCTGGTGGAATGCGTTCGTCGCGGCATCGACATGTTCGATTGTGTCATGCCCACCCGCAATGCCCGCACCGGTTTCCTGTTTACCCATGAGGGCATCGTCAAGATCCGAAATGCCCGCCATCGGGAAGACACCGGCCCCCTGGATCCCCATTGCGATTGTTACACCTGCACGCACTATAGCCGGGCCTATCTGCGCCACCTGGACAAGTGTGGGGAAGTGCTGTCGGCGCGGCTGAACACCATTCACAATCTGCATTACTACCAGCGTCTGATGCGGAAAATGCGGGAAGCGATCAAGTCTGGTACCTTTGGGGGTTTTGTCGCCGACTTTTACGACCGTTTGGGCAAGCCGGTTCCGCCCCTGGACTGA
- the queA gene encoding tRNA preQ1(34) S-adenosylmethionine ribosyltransferase-isomerase QueA, producing MKRRSDYHFHLPEALIAQQPLPERSASRLLCLDGASGEIHDRHFRELPELLAPGDLLVFNDTRVIPARLYGRKASGGRVEILVERVIAADRCLAHVRASKSPRPGSEIRVGDDARIEVTGRQDALFELRLLEGSLSALLEREGHMPLPPYIQREDCSEDQERYQTVYAAAPGAVAAPTAGLHFDQPLLARLRARGVEEARVTLHVGAGTFQPVRVDDLDDHQMHSEWLSVSEATCKAIRATRARGGRVVAVGTTAVRSLETAAAGGEIRPYEGETRLFIRPGYRFRVVDRLITNFHLPESTLLMLVCAFSGYPQTMAAYRHAVDSAYRFFSYGDAMLLDPA from the coding sequence ATGAAACGTCGCAGCGACTATCATTTCCATCTTCCCGAAGCGCTCATCGCCCAGCAGCCTCTGCCGGAGCGTTCGGCCAGCCGTCTGCTGTGTCTGGACGGGGCCAGCGGCGAGATTCATGACCGCCACTTCCGGGAACTGCCCGAACTGCTCGCCCCCGGTGATCTTCTGGTCTTCAATGACACCCGGGTCATTCCGGCCCGCCTGTACGGCCGCAAGGCCAGTGGTGGCCGGGTTGAGATCCTGGTGGAACGGGTCATTGCCGCCGATCGCTGTCTTGCCCATGTGCGCGCCAGCAAGTCGCCGCGCCCGGGCAGTGAGATTCGGGTTGGTGACGATGCCCGCATTGAAGTGACAGGGCGGCAGGACGCCCTGTTCGAGCTCCGTCTTCTGGAAGGCAGCCTCTCGGCACTGCTGGAACGGGAAGGCCACATGCCGCTGCCGCCCTATATCCAGCGCGAGGATTGCAGCGAGGATCAGGAGCGCTACCAGACGGTGTATGCGGCGGCACCCGGCGCCGTGGCAGCCCCCACGGCGGGACTGCACTTTGACCAGCCCCTGCTGGCCAGGCTTCGGGCGCGGGGGGTGGAAGAGGCTCGGGTGACCCTGCATGTGGGGGCTGGCACCTTTCAGCCAGTGCGGGTGGACGATCTGGACGATCACCAGATGCACAGCGAGTGGCTGTCCGTCAGTGAGGCCACCTGTAAGGCCATTCGAGCCACCCGCGCTCGCGGCGGCCGGGTGGTCGCGGTGGGCACCACGGCGGTTCGTTCCCTGGAAACCGCCGCCGCCGGGGGTGAGATCAGGCCCTACGAGGGGGAAACGCGGCTGTTCATTCGGCCGGGCTATCGCTTCCGGGTGGTGGATCGCCTGATCACGAATTTTCATTTGCCGGAATCCACGCTGCTCATGCTGGTCTGCGCCTTTTCCGGCTATCCGCAGACCATGGCGGCCTATCGCCATGCAGTGGATTCCGCCTACCGTTTTTTCAGCTATGGCGACGCCATGTTGCTGGATCCGGCTTGA
- a CDS encoding NUDIX hydrolase, which produces MKFCSECAHPVSVLIPEGDDLPRFVCEQCGTIHYRNPLLVVGCVPVWEDRILLCRRAIEPRHGYWTVPAGFLENDETTREGAARETREEACAEVRVGSALSMSHVVHVNQVHLMYRGELVDGRFAPGRESLETGLFTRQEIPWDSLAFPSVRFCLEQYFDDLDRGLDGFHIQDVRKPVGR; this is translated from the coding sequence ATGAAATTCTGCTCCGAATGCGCCCATCCCGTCAGTGTCCTGATCCCCGAGGGCGATGATCTGCCCCGCTTCGTCTGCGAGCAATGCGGCACCATTCATTACCGCAACCCTCTGCTGGTGGTTGGCTGCGTACCCGTCTGGGAAGATCGCATCCTGCTCTGCCGGCGGGCCATCGAGCCCCGGCACGGTTACTGGACGGTTCCGGCGGGCTTTCTCGAAAACGATGAGACCACCCGGGAAGGGGCGGCGCGGGAAACCCGCGAAGAGGCCTGCGCCGAGGTTCGCGTTGGCAGCGCCCTGTCCATGAGCCATGTGGTGCACGTCAACCAGGTGCACCTGATGTATCGTGGTGAACTGGTGGATGGACGCTTCGCTCCGGGCCGGGAGAGCCTGGAAACCGGGCTGTTCACGCGTCAGGAGATCCCCTGGGATTCACTGGCATTTCCCAGCGTGCGCTTCTGCCTTGAGCAATACTTCGATGACCTGGATCGTGGTCTGGACGGGTTTCACATTCAGGACGTGCGCAAGCCGGTCGGACGATAG
- the fdxA gene encoding ferredoxin FdxA, with translation MTYVVTENCIKCKYTDCVEVCPVDCFHEGPNMLVIDPEECIDCTLCEPECPAEAIFSEDDLPDGQEHFLELNEELSRDWPVLTEKKEPPEDADDWDGKPGKLDMLER, from the coding sequence ATGACCTACGTCGTCACTGAAAACTGCATCAAGTGCAAATACACCGACTGCGTGGAGGTGTGCCCGGTGGACTGTTTCCATGAGGGCCCCAATATGCTGGTGATCGACCCCGAGGAGTGCATCGACTGCACCCTGTGCGAGCCGGAATGCCCGGCCGAGGCGATTTTCTCGGAAGACGATCTGCCGGACGGTCAGGAGCATTTCCTGGAACTCAATGAAGAGCTTTCCCGGGACTGGCCGGTGCTGACCGAAAAGAAGGAGCCGCCGGAGGATGCCGACGACTGGGACGGCAAACCCGGAAAGCTGGATATGCTGGAGCGCTGA
- a CDS encoding DJ-1/PfpI family protein, translating to MSSEPGITEVVRESERRVGILVFDGVEVLDFAGPFEVFSVARRGSDHSPDTVSPCPPVLMAPQAGNVCTTGGMNIRVDHSIDSVCGLHALVIPGGYGVRALMGNPRLLDWLRASAVESLLMMSVCTGAGVLARAGLLRGRRVTTHHRYLDWLSELEPDCEVVADQRFVDAGDLITAGGISAGIDAALHLLERWEGTAVAEETARYMEYRRQPV from the coding sequence TTGTCTTCGGAGCCCGGCATTACTGAGGTGGTGCGGGAATCGGAACGACGCGTCGGCATTCTTGTTTTCGATGGCGTCGAGGTGCTGGATTTCGCCGGCCCCTTCGAGGTCTTCTCCGTTGCCCGTCGCGGCTCGGATCATTCACCGGATACCGTTTCTCCCTGCCCTCCGGTTCTGATGGCGCCGCAGGCCGGGAATGTGTGTACCACCGGTGGCATGAACATCAGGGTGGATCATTCCATCGATTCGGTGTGCGGCCTCCATGCCCTGGTGATTCCCGGGGGGTATGGTGTGCGCGCCCTGATGGGAAACCCCCGTCTGCTCGATTGGCTGCGTGCCAGCGCGGTCGAGAGCCTGTTGATGATGTCGGTGTGTACCGGTGCGGGGGTTCTGGCACGCGCCGGCCTGCTTCGTGGCCGGCGGGTGACCACCCATCACCGTTATCTGGACTGGCTGTCCGAGCTTGAGCCGGATTGTGAAGTGGTGGCAGATCAGCGCTTCGTGGACGCAGGGGATCTGATTACCGCCGGCGGGATTTCGGCCGGAATCGACGCGGCCCTGCACCTGCTTGAGCGTTGGGAGGGAACAGCTGTTGCCGAGGAAACGGCGCGTTATATGGAGTACCGGCGCCAGCCCGTCTGA